In a genomic window of Sulfurimonas denitrificans DSM 1251:
- a CDS encoding adenylate kinase, translating into MKKLFLIIGAPGSGKTTDAELIAKENDNITHYSTGEMLRAEVATKSELGLEIDNYISKGLIVPIEVAIKTITNAIKNAPTDIIIIDGYPRSMEQLNALDEYLHIDSSLELASVIEVRVSEETARDRVLGRARGADDNTEVFDNRMKVYTEPLFDIQAFYNAKNLLHVISGEGTIETIVSEMGSFVKAKI; encoded by the coding sequence ATGAAAAAACTATTTCTAATCATCGGCGCCCCAGGTTCTGGCAAAACAACAGATGCAGAGTTAATTGCTAAAGAAAATGATAACATAACGCACTACTCAACAGGTGAGATGTTAAGAGCAGAAGTTGCAACTAAAAGTGAACTTGGTTTAGAGATAGACAACTATATATCTAAAGGCTTAATAGTTCCAATAGAAGTAGCTATAAAAACTATCACGAACGCTATCAAAAATGCTCCTACCGACATAATCATCATAGACGGTTACCCAAGAAGCATGGAACAGTTAAACGCACTAGATGAGTATCTACATATAGACTCATCTTTAGAACTTGCAAGTGTTATAGAAGTTCGTGTTAGCGAAGAGACTGCTCGTGATAGAGTTTTAGGTCGTGCGCGCGGTGCTGATGATAACACTGAAGTTTTTGATAACCGTATGAAGGTTTACACAGAGCCTTTGTTTGATATTCAAGCTTTTTACAATGCTAAAAATCTTTTACATGTAATAAGTGGCGAAGGAACTATTGAGACAATAGTTTCTGAAATGGGAAGTTTTGTTAAGGCTAAAATATAA
- a CDS encoding ankyrin repeat domain-containing protein: MNKWIELLKKNDLIGMKKYIEEGADVNEANESGESVLASSLRYRCDFDLVMLLVDSGADIFDFDEEGVTIFDMAVTYENIEFVKFLIAQGVDVNTTQRRSRFTPLMAAVCYGRIEMVEFLIEQGANTEAIDAKGISVIDFARKMNKKTILKLLKYDKNAPINRSYAR, encoded by the coding sequence ATGAATAAATGGATTGAATTATTAAAAAAAAATGACCTGATTGGTATGAAAAAGTATATAGAAGAAGGTGCTGATGTAAATGAAGCAAATGAGAGTGGTGAGTCTGTTTTGGCTTCATCGCTTAGATATAGATGTGATTTCGATTTAGTTATGCTCTTGGTTGATAGCGGTGCTGATATTTTTGACTTTGATGAAGAGGGCGTAACTATCTTTGATATGGCAGTTACTTATGAGAATATTGAATTTGTAAAGTTTCTTATAGCACAAGGCGTGGATGTAAATACCACACAAAGAAGAAGCAGATTTACACCCCTTATGGCAGCTGTTTGTTATGGTAGAATTGAGATGGTAGAGTTTTTGATAGAGCAGGGGGCAAATACAGAGGCTATAGATGCCAAAGGTATTAGCGTTATAGATTTTGCAAGAAAAATGAATAAAAAAACAATTTTAAAACTTCTAAAATATGACAAGAATGCTCCAATAAATAGGAGTTATGCAAGATAA
- the aspS gene encoding aspartate--tRNA ligase has translation MRSHYCTELSEANIGQEVVLAGWANSYRDHGGIIFIDLRDKSGLIQLTCDPEDSASSHKIASSIRDEFVLVAKGKVRLRGEGLTNPRLKTGAIEIVVSELTIENRSAAVPFVIGDKNVGEETRLKYRYLELRDPSMYETFRLRSKAAIAARNILDENGFLEVETPILTKSTPEGARDYLVPSRVHSGEFYALPQSPQLFKQLLMVGGFDRYFQIAKCFRDEDLRADRQPEFTQIDVEMSFCNQEDVMLIAEKLLVSMFGACGVEIKPPFNRIAYRDAMEWYGSDKPDLRYDLKMVDVIDIFERCDNEIFTNIAKQPHKNRIKALRVPGADLVFSKREMKTFEDFVRQFGAQGLGYFQMKEDGLKGPLIKFFSDADIALLVDRLGMKVGDVVFFGAGDKKTVWDYMGRLRIFIAEHERMNLADKDAFEFVWVVDFPMFEVEDGRVKALHHPFTQPKDTDKDDIEEIDSIAYDIVLNGTELGGGSIRIHKEEMQEEIFKLLGIGEEEAKEKFGFLLDALKFGAPPHGGFAIGFDRLMMLISKKSSIRDVIAFPKTQKASCILTKAPSEVDATQLRDLHIKLR, from the coding sequence ATGAGAAGTCATTATTGTACAGAATTAAGTGAAGCAAATATAGGACAAGAGGTTGTTCTAGCTGGTTGGGCAAATAGCTACCGAGATCATGGCGGGATTATTTTTATCGATTTAAGAGATAAAAGCGGATTGATTCAGCTTACATGTGACCCTGAAGACAGCGCATCTTCTCACAAAATAGCAAGTAGTATTCGTGACGAGTTTGTTCTTGTTGCAAAAGGTAAAGTTCGCCTCCGTGGAGAGGGACTTACAAACCCTCGCCTAAAGACTGGAGCAATTGAAATTGTTGTTAGTGAACTAACTATTGAAAATCGCTCAGCAGCGGTTCCATTTGTGATAGGCGATAAAAATGTCGGTGAAGAGACAAGACTTAAATATCGCTATTTGGAGCTTAGAGACCCATCTATGTATGAGACTTTTCGTCTTCGTTCAAAAGCTGCAATCGCAGCTAGAAACATACTTGATGAAAATGGCTTCTTAGAGGTTGAAACTCCGATACTTACAAAATCAACTCCTGAGGGAGCAAGAGATTATCTAGTGCCTTCTCGTGTTCACAGTGGCGAATTTTACGCACTTCCGCAATCTCCGCAGCTATTTAAACAGCTTTTAATGGTTGGCGGATTTGATAGATATTTCCAAATCGCAAAGTGTTTTAGAGATGAGGATTTAAGAGCAGACAGACAGCCTGAATTTACTCAGATAGACGTTGAGATGAGCTTTTGTAATCAAGAAGATGTAATGCTTATTGCTGAAAAACTTTTAGTCTCAATGTTTGGCGCTTGTGGCGTTGAAATCAAGCCTCCATTTAACCGCATAGCTTACAGAGATGCTATGGAGTGGTATGGATCTGATAAACCAGACCTTAGATATGATTTGAAAATGGTTGATGTTATCGATATATTTGAGAGATGTGATAACGAAATATTTACAAATATCGCTAAACAACCGCACAAAAACCGTATAAAAGCTCTTAGAGTTCCAGGTGCAGATTTGGTTTTCTCAAAAAGAGAGATGAAAACTTTTGAAGATTTTGTTCGTCAGTTCGGCGCACAAGGGCTTGGATATTTTCAGATGAAAGAGGATGGACTAAAAGGTCCACTTATCAAGTTTTTCTCAGATGCAGATATCGCACTTCTAGTTGATAGACTCGGTATGAAAGTTGGAGACGTTGTTTTCTTTGGTGCAGGTGATAAAAAAACTGTATGGGATTATATGGGTCGTCTTAGAATTTTTATCGCAGAACATGAGAGAATGAATCTTGCAGACAAAGATGCTTTTGAATTTGTATGGGTTGTTGACTTTCCTATGTTTGAGGTTGAAGATGGAAGAGTAAAAGCACTTCATCATCCATTTACACAACCAAAAGATACTGATAAAGACGACATCGAAGAGATTGATTCTATCGCTTATGATATCGTTTTAAACGGTACAGAGCTTGGTGGCGGAAGTATCCGTATCCATAAAGAAGAGATGCAAGAGGAGATATTCAAACTTCTTGGCATTGGTGAAGAAGAGGCAAAAGAGAAGTTTGGCTTCTTACTTGATGCTCTAAAATTCGGCGCTCCTCCACATGGCGGTTTTGCTATTGGATTTGACAGACTTATGATGTTAATTTCTAAAAAATCAAGTATCCGTGATGTTATCGCATTCCCTAAAACACAAAAAGCTTCTTGTATCCTTACAAAAGCACCGAGTGAAGTTGATGCGACTCAACTTAGAGATTTACATATAAAACTTAGATAA
- a CDS encoding DUF6166 domain-containing protein, producing the protein MIVTVNKNHHTFKGHKTLLGAKYVTYGELELPVRYDVFAVYNGFDWGSSSLGAQQLAFSMLYQVTDEEFARDNILKFTQDIVSKFNNRDWVITGFDVLRWISQNRDMESVTKKEEEEPLIDKEDKKEDNELILKQERVKKEKKTKSNVVKDACKELEITQKELANILQIPEGTVSSWAVKNEIPRLGKKAIEFYTQNQKNQKIIENYKNFVKLLD; encoded by the coding sequence ATGATTGTAACTGTAAATAAAAATCATCATACATTTAAAGGGCATAAAACACTCTTGGGTGCTAAATATGTTACGTATGGTGAACTTGAACTCCCTGTTAGATATGATGTATTTGCAGTCTATAATGGTTTTGATTGGGGAAGTTCCTCTCTTGGTGCACAGCAACTTGCATTTAGCATGCTTTACCAAGTTACAGATGAGGAGTTTGCTAGAGATAATATTTTAAAATTCACACAAGATATTGTCTCAAAATTTAATAATAGAGATTGGGTTATAACTGGATTTGATGTATTGAGATGGATTAGCCAAAACAGAGATATGGAGTCCGTTACAAAAAAAGAGGAAGAAGAGCCTTTAATAGATAAAGAAGACAAAAAAGAAGATAATGAACTAATCCTCAAGCAAGAGAGAGTTAAAAAAGAGAAAAAAACAAAATCAAATGTTGTTAAAGATGCTTGTAAAGAGCTAGAAATCACACAAAAAGAGTTAGCGAATATTTTACAGATTCCAGAAGGAACTGTAAGTAGCTGGGCTGTTAAAAATGAGATTCCAAGACTTGGAAAAAAAGCTATTGAATTTTACACCCAAAATCAAAAAAACCAAAAAATTATAGAGAATTATAAAAACTTTGTTAAACTCTTAGATTAA
- a CDS encoding competence/damage-inducible protein A, whose product MNFYACIIGSEILNGRRVDKHFEFLKNELQKYGHELFASFIIKDDENLIKNIYRLIKEDKNSVMFSFGGIGATPDDLTREIAAEVFTNNPLQRDKEFERDIIERFKEEAYPYRIHMSDLPQNSKLLFNPINNMSGFSLEDRYFFTPGFPQMAHPMISSVIKELFSKSVKKYRFTLLAQTSENSLIEVMNIIPKNIELSSLPILNNDGASVEISLCFEDEECVKRYFQHFIEHLEKLDIKYNLI is encoded by the coding sequence ATGAATTTTTATGCTTGTATAATTGGCAGTGAGATATTAAATGGACGAAGAGTCGATAAACATTTTGAATTTTTAAAAAATGAACTTCAAAAATATGGGCATGAGCTTTTTGCCTCTTTTATTATAAAAGATGATGAAAATCTTATTAAAAATATCTATCGACTCATAAAAGAGGATAAAAATAGTGTCATGTTCTCTTTTGGAGGAATTGGTGCTACTCCTGATGATTTAACAAGAGAGATTGCTGCAGAAGTTTTTACAAATAACCCACTACAAAGAGATAAAGAGTTTGAGAGAGACATAATAGAGAGATTTAAAGAAGAAGCCTATCCTTATAGAATCCACATGTCAGATTTACCACAAAACTCCAAACTTCTTTTTAATCCAATAAATAACATGTCAGGTTTTTCACTTGAAGATAGATATTTTTTTACTCCAGGATTTCCACAAATGGCTCATCCGATGATAAGCAGTGTTATAAAGGAGTTATTTAGTAAAAGTGTAAAAAAATATAGATTTACGCTACTCGCACAAACAAGTGAAAATAGTTTAATTGAAGTTATGAACATCATTCCAAAAAATATAGAACTCTCATCTCTTCCAATACTAAATAATGATGGAGCTTCAGTTGAAATCTCTTTATGTTTCGAAGATGAAGAGTGCGTTAAGCGCTATTTTCAACACTTTATAGAACATCTTGAAAAACTTGACATAAAATATAATTTAATTTAA
- a CDS encoding AAA family ATPase, with amino-acid sequence MIERFYLKDYLSFKEVELELKSGLVVFTGPSGSGKSILMGSILSSFGSTSCEASLCESSVAWELNGEEYGIESDDINVFKHIKKEKSRYFINNQSISKKAMSELSSNYLRHLSLRDFSDFDNENLLNIIDSRMGLKNAEIQRVKSEYKELFLEHKRVKKELLSIEDEQKKIVELKEFASYEIKKIDTINPKISEDIELLEIKKELSKKEKVLKSLSSADAIFEHEHAVFSALDLLDKDGSFFSDAMNELRALLESAQERFSMLEEIDVEEVLNRIEELGELKRRYGSIEEALIYKQEKIQELQKYENIEFTKGDLEARVKELDKQVVDLASKLSLARYSEIDSFNKELNKYLKDLYLRDALVEINESEFSAFGKDEITIKLNSTDLQKISTGEFNRLRLAILALKSETMSKDGGVLILDEIDANLSGEESMSVAKVLKQLSKHFQIFVISHQPQLTSMGDQHFLVYKEGDESLVKELDFERRVEEIARIISGESITQEARGFAKELLNLQIRE; translated from the coding sequence ATGATAGAGAGATTTTATTTAAAAGATTATCTTAGCTTTAAAGAGGTAGAGCTTGAATTAAAGAGTGGACTTGTTGTCTTTACGGGTCCTAGTGGAAGCGGCAAGTCAATTTTGATGGGCTCTATTTTATCATCTTTTGGAAGCACTTCTTGCGAAGCTTCTCTTTGCGAATCTAGTGTAGCGTGGGAACTTAATGGTGAAGAGTACGGAATTGAGAGTGATGATATAAATGTATTTAAACATATAAAAAAAGAGAAATCAAGATACTTTATAAATAACCAAAGTATCTCAAAAAAGGCGATGAGTGAACTCTCTTCAAACTACTTAAGACACCTATCACTAAGAGATTTTAGCGATTTTGATAATGAAAATCTTTTAAATATCATAGACTCTAGAATGGGTCTTAAAAATGCAGAGATACAGAGAGTAAAGAGTGAATACAAAGAGCTATTTCTAGAGCATAAAAGAGTGAAAAAAGAGCTCCTAAGCATAGAAGATGAGCAAAAAAAGATAGTTGAACTAAAAGAGTTTGCCTCTTACGAAATCAAAAAAATAGATACTATTAATCCTAAAATCTCAGAAGATATAGAGCTATTAGAGATAAAAAAAGAGTTATCAAAAAAAGAGAAAGTTTTAAAGAGCCTCTCTAGCGCAGATGCTATTTTTGAGCATGAACATGCTGTATTTAGTGCGCTTGATTTACTTGATAAAGATGGTTCTTTTTTTAGTGATGCCATGAACGAGCTAAGAGCTTTGCTTGAGAGTGCACAAGAGAGATTTAGTATGCTTGAAGAGATTGATGTAGAGGAAGTTTTAAACCGCATCGAAGAGCTTGGTGAATTAAAGAGAAGATATGGAAGCATAGAAGAAGCACTAATATATAAACAAGAGAAGATTCAAGAACTGCAAAAATATGAAAATATAGAGTTTACAAAGGGTGATTTAGAAGCAAGAGTAAAAGAGTTGGATAAACAAGTAGTAGATTTAGCTTCAAAACTAAGCCTCGCTCGTTACTCAGAGATAGACTCTTTTAATAAAGAGTTAAATAAATATCTAAAAGATTTGTATCTACGAGATGCTCTTGTTGAGATTAACGAGAGCGAATTTAGCGCTTTTGGAAAAGATGAGATAACTATAAAACTAAATAGTACTGATTTACAAAAGATAAGCACAGGAGAGTTTAACAGACTAAGACTCGCTATCTTGGCTCTAAAGTCTGAGACCATGAGTAAAGATGGCGGTGTTTTAATTCTTGATGAGATTGATGCAAATCTTAGCGGTGAGGAGTCAATGAGCGTTGCTAAAGTTTTAAAACAGCTCTCAAAACATTTTCAGATATTTGTAATTTCTCATCAGCCACAATTAACATCTATGGGAGATCAACACTTTTTAGTCTATAAAGAGGGTGATGAATCTTTAGTCAAAGAGCTTGATTTTGAGAGAAGAGTTGAAGAGATAGCTAGGATTATCAGCGGAGAAAGCATAACTCAAGAAGCAAGAGGCTTTGCAAAAGAGCTTTTAAATCTACAAATAAGAGAGTAG
- a CDS encoding septal ring lytic transglycosylase RlpA family protein: protein MNKIYISLATLVLIFVTGCSSRGTRAYTPPDTQSSYSSDKSVHSSSINKKDYNHPTMRPYEIRGIKYYPTVVNVGDVFDGFASWYGPDFHGKLTSNGETYNMYDMTAAHKTLPMNTIVKVTNQRNNKSVVVRINDRGPFIERRIIDLSNTAAKKIDMLNAGTAPVKVEVLGFHSKDKRDTPLDKDLQSSPQDQVIDGFALQIASFSRVEGALETQQKYNNTDGYKTVIKDIQTNNGRMFKVWLKGFRSEQEARDYLALGNFKGSFIVRED, encoded by the coding sequence ATGAATAAAATATATATATCCTTAGCTACCTTAGTTCTAATTTTTGTTACAGGTTGTAGCTCAAGAGGAACAAGAGCATATACTCCTCCAGATACGCAGAGCAGCTACTCCTCAGATAAGAGTGTTCATAGCTCATCTATAAATAAAAAAGATTATAATCATCCTACAATGAGACCTTATGAGATAAGAGGTATAAAATATTATCCTACAGTGGTAAATGTTGGTGATGTATTTGATGGTTTTGCAAGTTGGTATGGTCCTGATTTTCATGGTAAATTAACATCTAATGGTGAAACATATAACATGTATGACATGACAGCTGCACACAAGACACTCCCTATGAATACAATTGTAAAAGTTACAAATCAGAGAAATAATAAAAGTGTAGTTGTAAGAATAAATGATAGAGGTCCTTTTATTGAGAGAAGAATTATTGACCTCTCAAACACTGCAGCGAAAAAAATAGATATGCTTAATGCTGGAACAGCTCCAGTTAAGGTTGAAGTTTTAGGTTTTCATTCAAAAGATAAAAGAGATACTCCTCTTGACAAAGACCTGCAATCATCTCCTCAGGATCAAGTTATAGATGGATTTGCACTACAAATTGCATCTTTTTCAAGAGTTGAGGGCGCACTTGAGACACAGCAAAAGTATAACAATACGGATGGATATAAAACAGTTATTAAAGATATACAGACAAATAATGGCAGAATGTTTAAAGTTTGGTTAAAAGGCTTTAGAAGTGAGCAAGAGGCGAGAGACTATCTAGCACTTGGTAATTTTAAAGGCTCATTTATTGTGAGAGAGGATTAG
- a CDS encoding TatD family hydrolase, with the protein MVVDTHVHLDDERFIDDLDEVLNRARDGGVERFIIPGADPINLKRAVLIAQNNSDVYFAVGVHPYDMDSFNEDDFKELIMHKKCVAVGECGLDYFRLEGTEDEKEEEKRKQKEIFIAQIELAKKYKKPLIVHIRDASRDSKEILLKHNASEVGGVLHCYNADEELLSLAKEGFYFGIGGVLTFSNAKKLIHVLPKIPLDKLLIETDAPYLTPTPHRGKRNEPLYTQLILKKIAELLEISEQKVEEISTKNAFKLFHIS; encoded by the coding sequence ATGGTAGTTGATACACACGTACATCTTGATGATGAGAGATTTATAGATGATTTAGATGAAGTTTTAAATCGTGCTAGAGATGGCGGTGTTGAACGCTTTATCATCCCAGGCGCAGATCCCATAAATCTTAAAAGAGCTGTTTTAATAGCTCAAAACAACAGCGATGTCTATTTTGCAGTTGGAGTACATCCATACGATATGGACTCTTTTAATGAAGATGATTTTAAAGAGTTAATTATGCACAAAAAATGTGTAGCAGTTGGAGAGTGTGGATTAGATTATTTTAGGCTTGAGGGGACAGAGGATGAAAAAGAGGAAGAAAAGAGAAAACAAAAAGAGATTTTTATTGCTCAAATAGAGTTAGCTAAAAAATATAAAAAACCTTTAATCGTTCACATTAGGGACGCTTCAAGAGATTCAAAAGAGATACTCTTGAAACATAATGCTAGTGAAGTTGGTGGTGTTTTGCACTGTTATAATGCTGATGAAGAATTACTTAGTTTGGCAAAAGAGGGCTTTTATTTTGGGATTGGTGGAGTTTTGACCTTTAGCAATGCAAAAAAATTGATTCATGTGTTACCAAAAATCCCATTAGATAAGTTACTCATTGAAACAGACGCTCCATATTTGACTCCAACTCCCCACAGGGGCAAGAGAAATGAGCCTCTTTATACACAGTTGATTTTGAAAAAAATAGCTGAACTTTTAGAAATTTCAGAGCAAAAAGTGGAAGAAATAAGCACAAAAAACGCCTTTAAACTTTTTCATATTTCTTAG
- a CDS encoding NAD(+)/NADH kinase produces the protein MDNKIIKKVGVILRPSSPQLKSGYEKLEKIFSSYSIEVLIEDKSAKMIGASGASFKKICNECDFLVSFGGDGTLISTVRKSFDYDIPILGIHAGNLGFLADLSLDELDSFVEKITQNRYKIDERAVLEATVIKNEKEIKMYAFNDVVLTRTRVSNMIHIETLVNSRSFNTYYGDGVVVSTPTGSTAYNLSAGGPVLFPMSNVFALTPICPHSLTQRPVVLPGKFTIEMKTSEERALIIIDGQDVHELELGESVHIKLATKTVKLMHKEEYNYFDVLKEKLRWGE, from the coding sequence TTGGATAATAAAATTATAAAAAAAGTTGGCGTTATTTTAAGACCATCATCACCTCAGTTAAAGAGTGGCTATGAAAAGCTAGAAAAAATCTTCAGTAGCTACAGCATAGAAGTTTTAATAGAAGATAAAAGTGCCAAAATGATTGGCGCATCAGGGGCTAGTTTTAAAAAGATTTGTAATGAATGCGATTTTTTAGTAAGTTTTGGAGGTGATGGTACGCTTATCTCTACCGTTAGAAAATCTTTTGATTATGATATCCCCATCTTAGGCATACATGCTGGAAATCTTGGGTTTTTAGCTGATTTGTCTTTGGATGAACTTGACTCTTTTGTAGAAAAAATAACTCAAAACAGATATAAGATAGACGAGAGAGCAGTCCTAGAAGCTACAGTTATAAAAAATGAAAAAGAGATAAAAATGTACGCTTTTAACGATGTCGTTTTAACTCGTACAAGAGTTTCTAACATGATTCATATTGAGACACTTGTAAACTCTCGCTCTTTTAACACATACTATGGAGATGGCGTTGTAGTATCTACTCCAACAGGCTCAACAGCGTATAATCTCTCAGCTGGAGGACCAGTACTTTTTCCAATGAGCAATGTTTTTGCTCTAACTCCAATCTGTCCTCACTCACTAACTCAAAGACCAGTTGTTCTTCCTGGAAAATTTACAATAGAGATGAAAACATCTGAGGAGAGAGCTCTTATAATTATAGACGGACAAGATGTACATGAGCTAGAGCTCGGGGAGAGCGTTCATATAAAATTAGCAACCAAAACAGTTAAACTGATGCATAAAGAGGAGTATAACTACTTTGATGTGTTAAAAGAGAAGCTAAGATGGGGCGAGTGA
- the adk gene encoding adenylate kinase, producing MRIILLGAPGAGKGTQAGFLTKRYNIPQISTGDMLRAAIKAGTEMGKMAKEAMDTGKLVTDEIIIGLVKDRIEEEDCKNGFLLDGFPRTLAQADAVTNAGINIDAVIEIDVPDSEIVKRMSGRRAHLASGRTYHLVYNPPKVEGKDDITGEELVQRDDDKESVVLDRLRVYHEQTSPLIGYYKNQATKLDTLTYITVDGTADIADVEAAIVSKLG from the coding sequence ATGAGAATAATACTACTTGGCGCACCAGGGGCTGGAAAAGGCACGCAGGCAGGGTTTTTAACAAAAAGATACAACATCCCTCAAATTTCTACTGGAGATATGCTCAGAGCTGCTATAAAAGCTGGAACTGAAATGGGCAAGATGGCAAAAGAGGCTATGGATACAGGTAAACTTGTAACAGATGAGATTATTATTGGTCTTGTAAAAGATAGAATTGAAGAAGAAGATTGTAAAAACGGCTTCCTTCTTGATGGCTTTCCTCGCACACTAGCTCAAGCTGATGCTGTTACAAATGCAGGCATAAATATTGATGCGGTTATTGAGATAGATGTTCCAGACTCTGAGATAGTAAAAAGAATGTCAGGTCGCCGTGCTCACTTAGCAAGTGGTAGAACTTATCACTTAGTTTACAATCCGCCAAAAGTTGAAGGTAAAGATGATATAACTGGCGAAGAGTTAGTTCAGCGTGATGATGACAAAGAGTCAGTTGTATTAGACCGTCTAAGAGTTTATCACGAACAAACAAGCCCACTAATAGGCTACTACAAAAATCAAGCAACTAAACTTGATACATTAACTTATATAACTGTTGATGGTACGGCTGACATCGCTGATGTTGAGGCGGCTATCGTTTCTAAATTAGGTTAA
- a CDS encoding lytic transglycosylase domain-containing protein, with translation MKYIIMFFFPLLLSANLSYLTNQTKEIAILESFDIEASFLYDPIMNQMKNSQVDIYSEEQFLRTMDEAHLFIPTVKSILTKYGIPPEFLFLAMAESSFSTKAYSVKKASGLWQFMPETAKLYGLRIDQYVDERRDLIKSTEAAAKYLSKLYEKFGKWYLAAIAYNCGDGRLSRAIKNANSDELTILLDPKKQYIPKESRFYIRKIVSLAMIGNDEQFLLNSEYEYLLNRANASSISAVNVPRGESLRRVSALINIPLEELQKLNRHLKHDFAPPYLKDYNIYIPYIKLSEFKQKYFEEKLNKFYRVHIVEKGESLYSIGKKYNVSHAMIKDFNALKVDTLSLNQKLIIPINGKVENQRISSNFSATMKNNKSIEPLLESVKIDI, from the coding sequence TTGAAATATATCATTATGTTTTTCTTCCCACTTTTGCTCAGCGCAAACCTTTCTTACCTTACAAATCAGACTAAAGAGATAGCAATATTGGAGTCTTTCGACATAGAAGCTTCTTTCTTGTATGACCCGATTATGAATCAAATGAAAAATTCTCAAGTAGATATATATTCAGAAGAACAGTTTCTTAGAACTATGGACGAGGCACATCTTTTTATACCTACAGTAAAAAGTATATTGACAAAATATGGCATACCTCCAGAATTTCTTTTTTTAGCAATGGCTGAATCTAGTTTTTCAACAAAAGCATATTCTGTAAAAAAAGCATCTGGTTTATGGCAATTTATGCCTGAAACTGCAAAATTGTATGGATTAAGAATTGATCAATATGTTGATGAGAGAAGAGATTTAATTAAGTCAACAGAAGCAGCCGCTAAATATCTTAGTAAACTTTATGAAAAGTTTGGCAAGTGGTACTTAGCAGCAATTGCTTACAATTGTGGCGATGGAAGACTCTCAAGAGCTATTAAAAATGCAAACAGTGATGAGCTTACTATTTTATTGGATCCAAAAAAACAGTACATCCCAAAAGAGAGTAGATTTTATATAAGAAAAATTGTCTCTCTTGCAATGATAGGCAATGATGAGCAGTTTCTTTTAAATAGCGAGTATGAGTATCTTTTAAACAGAGCAAACGCTTCTTCTATCTCTGCTGTAAATGTACCAAGAGGTGAATCTTTAAGAAGAGTCTCAGCGCTTATCAATATACCTCTAGAAGAGCTTCAAAAGTTAAATAGACATTTAAAGCATGATTTTGCGCCACCATACTTGAAAGATTACAATATTTATATTCCATATATAAAACTCTCTGAATTTAAACAAAAGTATTTTGAAGAAAAATTAAATAAATTTTATAGAGTTCACATAGTTGAAAAGGGTGAGAGCCTCTATAGTATAGGTAAAAAATACAATGTAAGTCATGCAATGATTAAAGATTTTAATGCTTTAAAAGTGGACACACTAAGTTTAAATCAAAAGTTAATTATCCCTATAAATGGTAAAGTAGAAAATCAAAGAATCAGTAGTAATTTTTCTGCTACGATGAAAAACAACAAGAGTATAGAACCTCTTTTAGAATCAGTTAAAATAGATATTTAA